Below is a genomic region from Leptospira ryugenii.
CCAAAATCAACTTTGCTTCAGGCAGAGCAAAAGTAAGCTTCGAGCCAAGTACAATCAAACTATCATCTATCATCCGATTGATCCGAAACATAGGTTATAAGGCCCAACTCTATGCCCCGGGACAAAAAACACAGACCCAGAAAAAAAGCTTACAAACTCTCTTTATGCGTATTGGCATTGCTGGCTTCGCATTTGGCAACATGATGATCTTGAGTGTTGCTCTTTATAGTGGTTACTTTTCAGGAATAGATACAAATTTTAAGAGATTATTTCACTATGCCTCTTGGTTTTTTGCAACGCCCGCCTATCTATACTCTGGCTATCCTTTTATGAGAGGTTTTTTCCAAAGTATAAAACAAAAAACTCTAACTATGGATTTTCTTCTTTTTTTGGGGATCTCACTCGCCTACTTTTATTCTGTCTTTGTTACTTTAACAGATAGAGGCGAAGTGTATTTTGACTCAGTTGCGATGATCTATTTCTTTATTTTAATCGGTAAGTACTTTGAGGAAAAGGCAAGGTTTAAAGCTTCCGAAGAAATAGAATCACTGCTCTGTAAATTACCAGAGTCAGCAATTTTGGTTGTGGAAGGTGTCGAAACTCAGGTAGAATCAAACCGCATCAAACAAAATGATCGAATTAAGATTCTACCAGGTATGCGAGTACCTGTGGATGGAATCATCGAAACCAATCTGGTACTCGTTGACGAATCATTTCTAACGGGCGAATCCAAACCAATCGAAAAACAAAAAGGTGACAAATTGCTCGCAGGTTCTCTTGCCTTGGATTTTCCCATTGAGTTGATTGCAAGTTCTGATTACCATGCCTCTACCCTTTCCAATTTGAAGGTCCGCTTGGAGGAGGCACTCCTGACAAAACCTAAAATCCAAGTCCTCACCGAAAAAATTGCATCTTATTTTATAAGTATCGTTTTTATCATTGCGCTGCTCACCTGTGCCGTCTGGCTCATTCGAACAAATTTTGACATTGAAAGAGCTTTGGTATATACTATCTCGGTCTTAATCGTTGCTTGTCCTTGTGCTCTTGGAATTTCTGTGCCTACAGCTTTGGTTATGAACCATATCGTAAATTCCGAACATGGTGTACTTTTAAAAAATCCTAGTGTGATAGAGCCCCTTTCTCAGATTGACATTATTTTTTTGGATAAAACAGGGACATTGACAGAAGGAAAATTCCAAGTTAAAAGCAATACCATATCCGATCTATATTTACCTGTTGTGTATCATCTCGAACGAGAACTGAACCATCCCTTGGCTAAATCCATCGTACGGTATTTAAAACCGCTGGTAGAGTCATCTCCGTCAACATCTCAGATCGAAAAAAAATCTTTCCAAGCAATACCTGGGCAAGGAATCAAAGCAATCGTTAGCCTTGGGGCTGAGGATTGGATTGTTCTACTTGGCAACCATAGACTGATGGATATCAACGAAATCCCTTGGCCTCGAGAAAGCACCGAAGAAGGCACCTCTGTTCATTTAGCCATAAACGGGATCTACAAAGGACAGATGAGTTTATCTGATTCCATTCGACCTGGTGCGCAAAATTTAGTAACTTCATTGCAGAGCCGTATCAGCCAAATCGTTCTATTATCGGGTGATGGAGATTCAGCCGTTGCTGCCACTGCCGAGGAACTACAAATCAACGATTTCGAGTCAAACCAAAGCCCAGACGACAAATGGAAAAAGATAGAATCGGCAAAGAATCAGCACAAAATCGTAGCTATGGTTGGGGACGGGATTAATGATAGTCTTTCTCTCGCGGCAGCAGATGTCTCAATCTCACATACAGAAGCAGAAGACCTATCCTTAGAAAAATCTGACGTCGTCTTGACCTCCGGAAATCTAAATGGAATCACATTTGCTATCGAATCTGCAGCTCTAACAAGAAGGGTAATTAAACAGAATATTATAATTTCTTTATGTTACAATTCCATCATGTTACCTCTTGCCGTTTTTGGTTTTATGCTGCCAGTTCTATGCTCAGTATTTATGGCAAGTTCCTCATTGACTGTTATCTTAAATTCTCTTTCCATCAGATATCGGAGGAACTAAAATGGAGGCACTGTACCTTACCATCCCTATAGCGACCGTGATTGCTTTTTTCTTTTTGTGGCTATTTGTTACCGCGATTAAAAAAGGACAATTTGAAGATATCGAAGCACCAAAGTACCGAATCTTTTTTGAGGATGATCTTCCATCTGATAGGGAAAAGGGTCAAAAATGAATCCCGAATCTCTAGGATTGTTGGGCTCGGCTTTTCTCTTTGGCCTCACGAGTAGCGTGCACTGCGTTGCTATGTGTGGTCCGATTGTGAGTCTCTTACAAAAGTCTGCACCCAAGAATCAGGTTTTTTTTCTACATCAATCTGGGAGATTGTTTTCCTATCTCCTGATGGGTATATTCCTTGCTTCTCTCGGGAAGGGTGCCAACTCCTTTGGTAGCTTGGTTGAAATCCAAAACATTGCAGGAATACTCTCAATTTTGATGATTATAATGCTTGGATTTCAATACCTTGTCAGAGGGAAGAGTATCAATGCATTTAGTAGGATCTATGCATTTTTACAAAATCGACTTAGGAATGATAAACATTCCATTCATTGGGATCGTTTTCTATTGGGTTCTTTGAGTGCCTTTCTGCCTTGTGGTATCTTATATCCAGCCTATGCCATGTCCTTTGCTACGGGCGAAATTTCAATGGGCCTTATGGTGATGCTTTCTTTTTTTATTGGCACAGTACCGGCACTCTTTGGTTTTTCCTTGGGATTTCGCACTTTTGCTTCGGTTTTAGGGCCAAGGTATGTGCGGTATCTAGGAGTTGTGATGGTCGTAGTGGCCTTGGGATTTTCCTCGTATCGATTGATGCACCCGACCCATTCCGAGTCTTGTGCACATCCCCACTCGGACTGACTCATTCGTTTACATCGGAAAAAAGTATCGAGACCGAATCATACTCTTCCACTAAGTAAGCAAGCTGGTTTGAAAACTCATCATTGTTTATATTCAATCCCATTGCAGAAAAAAGACCGAGCAAAGCAAATAAACATGCAGCCGCCACCAAACGAGTGTTTCTTCTTTCTCTTTGGAATCGTTTTTCTGTTTTTTGTTTGATACGAAGATCAAAGGTCTGATCTTGTAACAATTCTTCCCATTTTCGTTTTTTAGGTTTCATGTTTCAATTCTCCTATGAGATTTTTGCGAATCCATTCTTTGGCTCGGAACAATCTTGATTTTACAGTTCCTTGTTTCATTGCCAAGTCATTTGCAATTTCTTCCATCGACTTTCCTGCAAGATATAGCTTTAAGGGCAATTTGTATGGCTCAGGCACTGTTCTCAAAAGCTTCTCCATTTGAAATGAGTTGATAAGGTCTTCGGATTCCTCTCTCTGCAATGTTTGGAACTGATCGGAGTCCAAGTATTTTTTTGCCTTTTCCTCTTCTTTGATTCGTTTTGCGTTCACACGCTTAGATTCATTTTTGGCTATTTGGTAGATCCAAGTTGAAAGTTTAGAATCACCTCGAAATTGGCCTTTTTGTAAGGACTTATACACACGGAAGTAGACTTCTTGGACAATGTCTTCTGTGGAATCATCAAAACGATCGATGAGGGTTTCACCGATCGTTTTGAGTACCAACAACTTTGTTTCAGACACCAAGGATTCAAAATTGTTATGGCTTTGCATATTCTTTGAAGAAATCTACTTACTCTTCAGGTTTAAATCGTTTCGCGAATTTTTCAATCAAATCACCAAGTTCTTGTCTTTGTTCAGGTCGAAGGACGGCATGAAACTCAATCATTTTTGCCTGAAAGAATTTTCTCATTTCTGTATGCCTTTTGTCTTGTTCTGTACTAAGTTTATCAAGAACCTTTGTATCAATGGTATCCTTACGAATTTGGCTGACCACTTCTTTCACCCAATTTTCCTTTTGAGGATCCAGTTCTTTATGCTTAGCAATCAACTCTGTTTTGATACTTTCCAATTTGGTTTTTTGGGCATCGTCCAGATCTAATTTTGAGGTTAGTTTATCTGCTACCCAATTGATCCTTTTTTCGAAACTATAGTGGCCTCTGCAATTTGCGAGCACGGTCAGCGACACTATTGTCATGAGAGCAAACAAACTAATTTTCTTGAATTTTGAAGATTGTAACACGATTCTTCTCCTGTTTTGCCTATGAGACCCAAGAAGAAGAGAAAAGTTCCCAGATCAAAAAAAATTAGGGATGTTCGGTGAAAGTGTATTTCGATTGGATATGAGTCAAAATCCTCGCTTTGGATTCTCTCTTTTCAATCATAAACTCTAAATTTGGATCTTGGATATCAAACAAGACACTTGAAAGAATGGCTTCCTTGGCAGTAGCCGTTAACTGACCTTGCAAAAGAAATCCTGTATAGTGATAGTTGATGTTGGAAGCTGATTGAGCAGCTTCACTCGTTTCCCAAACATTCCCGCTGATTTCTTTTGTTTGAAAGTTCACTTTTACAATGCCCAATCTCGCAGAGTAATATTCCAAAAATAACAAGGCCTCATCTTTAAAATGGAAATCCAAAGCGGAATGAATTCTACTCAATTCTCCTACACTGCGAACCACCACGCGATTGGGACCTTTTGTATAGTACTCCAGTTTCAACAGCCTATCCTACCAATGTTGTTTTTTTAAGATAATTCCTGTAAGTTGCCTCACGAATCAAGTAATCTGCGCAATCGAAACGAGAAATATTCTCCGCTCTTACATCCGTCAGATCTTCCAAAACTCTATAAACTCCCGTGAGTGGTCCATTTGTCAGAAATCCGGGACGGCAGATACTCCAATCCAGTGCCGATTTTTTTACAAGGTTCTCCTGCCTATCCTTATCTTTATATAAGGCTCTTAACAAGAAGGGTCTCGTAAAATAGGCATAAAAAAAACTACCATGACCTTTGCTATCGCCAGCGCCGATTCCCGTGACTACTAGGAGATAGGCCTTTGGATTCCAGCCTAACATTGCATCTATGATATTTTTTGTGGCTTGGGAAAAAAAGGAACAATGCGAAAATTGGATGGGAAGGCCTAAAGTCACAATAATTGTATTTGCTCCCACAATGGTATTCTTTACTGCCTCGGGATCCAAGGCAGAACCTAAATGTGCTGTGAGCGTTGGCAAAAGAGGGATGGGCAAAGGACTCCTCGACAGGGTTTTGACCTTCCAGCCTCTTTCGAGCGCCAAACTGGTGGTAGCTAGGCCGATTCCCTTGGAAGCGCCAATGACAGCGATGGTCTTTGTATTCATAGATCAAATTGTTCGTTAATACCCTTTCCATTTCAATTCAAATCTGATCATGGTTCTTAGAAGAGACTTGTTTTCTGAGAGGGCCTACTAGAATAGCGGTGAACATGAAAGATTTAGAAACGAAATTTCAAGCGATGAGAAAGTCCATAAATACGACCGAAGAAGCATTTCGGCTCTATGATGCCCTCCCCGTTGTCCAAATCGAAGAAATGATGGGCATGTGGAAAGGCTCTGGATTTCCCACTGGGCATACAATGGATGGGGCCCTTGAAACTTTTAACTGGTATGGTAAAGAGTTTGAGGATGCAGACCATGTTCACCCTTTGGTATTCCGCTCCTTGTTTGGTACTCTCTTCAAGGTAAATCCAGCTTTAATGCCTGTTCGGTTAGCGACTCTCATTCCATCAAAACCTTTTGGATTCTTAAAGTACATCTTTCTGCCTCTACGTTTCTTTTTCCAAGCTTGGTCCTCCAAAGCCAGAGTGCGTTTAACAGAGTTTCGGGGGAAGGTGACGGCAACTATGGTGTATGACCAACTTCCCATACATGACGTATTTCGCCGGGTCAATGACAAAACTTTACTCGGCTGTATGGACTATAAAGGAATGGGTCAGTTTTTCTTCTTTGTTCTGGAGAAAGTAGAGCCCTAAGTTCCTTTCCAAATGAGACATATTTTTTTCTCAAGGATGTCCACTTTTGGCCGATGAGAATATTATATGGACTTTTCCCAAATACCTTCTTCCTTCGCGCCACTTTTGGGCAGAGTCCGCGAACTGGAAGTATTGACTTCCCAGCCAAAGTCGTGGGTAAGCTTCCCAGAATTGATTGAAAAGAACTTAAAACCAGATGTTCCCAAGGAAAATAGGGAGGCCACTGTCTCCCCTACGCAAGTTTTGCCGGCACAAGCACCAAAATCAGAAACAAACCTAAGCAGCATCATACACGAGAAAGCAGAGGAAAAAGGATTGGATCCTAACTTGGTGAAAGCCATCATCCAAACAGAATCTGGGTTCCAACCAAAGGCTGTGTCTCCCAAGGGAGCTCTTGGTCTTATGCAATTGATGCCGAAAACTGCAGAAATGTTAGGTGTGGATGATCCTTTAGATCCAAGCGCAAACATTGAAGGTGGAACGACATACTTTCGGGATATGTTGCAAAAGTTTGGAGACATTGACAAAGCTCTAGCCGCATACAACGCGGGACCAGGTGCGGTCAAAAAGTACGGAGGAGTCCCACCCTACTCAGAAACGCAAACTTACATCGAAAAGGTAAAATCTAATTATAAGAAGTTTTCGAGGGAACTGTAAACTCAAAAGAAAGATAGATAGCCAAATTTTGCCTGAAGACTTTTCGTATAACGACCATAAGAGGAGCCCTCAGGAATCGATTCCCAAGCATCTGAGATCTTCTTGTTGATAAAATCAAGACTAGAAATCGACTTTATCCTTTGAGATAAGGTCATTTGCACCAAGGCCGTATCCTCTCCTAAAGGAACCAAACCAGAAACACGTGTATTACGTTTGCCAAACAATGTTTTCTGGATCAAGGCGACATCTTGGGTCCAAATCCCTTTCACATAAATAAAAATCTTTGGATTTTCATCCCTTGTCTGTAGGTAGTTGGTCTTTGTTTTTGTAGAGAAATAAAGGGAATATGCAAACTCTTTAGGCAGATAGATAGGATCGGATTTTAAAATGGCGGCTTGGCCAAAGGCCTTGGTAATTGCATTTGTCTGAGCGTCCCATGGTTCGATGGCTGACCGAGTTAAATCTCTATAGATAAAAAAGATGGAAAGCGCCACGAGAAATACTGCGACTACAGATGCGGTGTATGTATTTAATTCTTTCTCCGTTTTGAGAAGAATATGAGCAATGCCTATGAGTAGCATAGGTGCGATTACAAGTTTGGTGATAGAAAGCCAATCTTGAAATAAAAAACGACTAGATTGTTTTCCAAAAAAATCAAAATAAGAAAAACAGAATATTGTAATACCAAGAGAAAACAAATAAGTTAACAAGAAGATAAACGGAACATTTCTCTTTTTGAAGAATACCGAAGTCTTTTGAGCTTGTTTCCTAGCCCCTCGGATCCCAGAAAAGAGAACAAAAAAAGTAAATGCAAGAAGAAACATCTTTAAACTAGAAAGGAACGCAAACAAAATGAAGCTAGGGAAAACAAGCAGATCCCCCATCTTTTCTAAGCGGAAAGTTAAAAAGACTAGCAAGATAAAATCTAAAGCTACTAGCTCAGGGAAATATTCAGTCGGGAATGAATAAGAAAAAGGAAGGAAAGCAGCAAGATAGAGAGCAAGGTAGTGGTTTCTTCCCCATAAATTTCTTCGGAGCAACAACAGAAACAAATGTAAAAACAAGCTATAAAAAAAACCAGCTAACGATAAAAATGCGGGAGCATAGTTTAGGCCTAGTAATTTCTTCCAGGTGAGCAAAAGAACGAATGGAAGCGGCTCTCTTGCCGAAAGAAAGCCTCCCTCCTCGGTCAAAGAACGTAAATTTGCCAAAAATTCCCATTCAGTCTCAGATAAAGGGAAAGGCCTAAACCAAGAAAAAAGAGTAAAAGCCAACGAGAGTACCAAGATGCTCAAAAAGAAAGAAGGATATGAAATGGGCTTTGGTTCTCGCATGGGCAAAAGCTAGATTTTAAACTAGTCCTTTGATAAATTTTAGGTGAAATTATTCCAGAATAATTTCGATTATACATAGAATTTCATAAAAAGAGGCGCCCCATGTCTACGGAGAAAAAAGATTATCTCCTATACGATGAAAAAGGTCAGGTTTCCCCTGACAAACCATGGATATTTAGAACGTATGCTGGGCATACGAATGCAAAGGCCTCCAATGAGCTGTATCGCAAAAACCTAGCGAAAGGCCAAACAGGACTCTCCATTGCCTTTGATCTACCCACACAGTGTGGTTATAGTTCCGACCATGCAGTTTCCCGGCCAGAGATCGGCAAAGTAGGAGTTCCGATCAATTCACTCGAAGACTTTCGCATACTCTTTGACCAAATCCCCATCGAAGAAATGAACACTTCGATGACCATCAATGGAACCTCTATGTGGCTCTTATCGCTCTATGTAGCACTGGCACAGGAAAGAGGTGTGCCATTAGAAAAATTGAATGGAACCACACAAAATGACCTTATCAAAGAGTACCTAGCCCGAGGAACCTATATCTTCCCTCCCGCTCATTCCATGAAGATCATAGTGGATATGTATGAGTATTGCCTCCACAATATACCGAAATGGAACCCATCCAACATTTGTTCCTATCATTTACAGGAAGCCGGAGCTACCCCTGTCCAAGAATTATCCTTCGCTCTTGCAACTGCGATTGCTGTCTTGGATGCCATCAAAGAAAGAAACTGCTTTACGGAAGCTGAATTTGAGCAGTGCGTAGGAAGGATTTCCTTCTTTGTCAATGCAGGGATTCGGTTTGTAGAAGAGATGTGTAAAATGCGTGCCTTCTCTGAACTTTGGGAAGAAATCACAAAAGAAAGATACGGCGTCAAGAACGCAAAATACAGAGTGTTCAGATATGGTGTGCAAGTAAACTCGCTCGGTCTCACAGAAGAACAGCCGGAGAACAATGCTTGGAGAATTTTAATTGAGTCTTTGGGAGTCACCCTCTCCAGAAAGGCAAGGTGCCGTGCCTTACAATTACCAGCTTGGAATGAAGCACTTTCATTGCCTAGACCTTGGGACCAACAATGGTCACTTCGATTGCAACAAGTATTAGCATATGAGACAGATTTATTAGAGTATCCTGATCTTTTCGATGGTTCAAAAGTTGTAGAAGCCAAAGTAAAAGCTCTTAAAGATGAGGCTAACAAAGAAATCAATAAGATCCTCGAAATGGGCGGAGCCTTGAATGCAATTGAAAATGGCTACATGAAATCCCAACTTGTTAAGTCACAAACAGAAAGACTTTCGAAAATCAACTCTAATGAGCTGATTATCGTTGGTAAGAATAAGTGGACCGATGGTATCAAATCACCTTTGATGACTGACGCTGACGGTGGTATTTTCAAAGTTGATCCGAAGTCAGCAGAACAAACTTTAGGTGTTCTTTCCGATGTAAAATCACGAAGGGACAACACAAAAGCAACTGAAGCCCTCGCAAAACTAAAGCAAGCTGCTAAAGATGGCAAAAACTTAATGGATTATTCTATTGAATGCGCAAAAGCCCTTGTTACAACAGGAGAATGGGCGGATGCACTCAGAGAAGTTTACGGAGAGTACAACCCACCAACAGGAGTGGAGGGACAAAAACTTTTCCTCACAGAAGACAAAGTAGCTACTGTAAGAGAAAAAGTTGAATCCTTCATCAAAAAATCTGGCCACAGACCTAAAATGGTAGTTGGTAAGCCTGGGCTCGATGGTCACTCAAATGGTGCAGAGATGATTGCAGTATCTGCCAAACATAGTGGCTTTGATGTAATCTATTCGGGCATACGATTATCTCCCGAAGATATCGTACAATCTGCTGTAGAAGAAAATGCAGATGTCATTGGTTTGTCCATACTTTCAGGCTCACACAAAGAAATCGTAAAACAATTGTTTGATGAGCTAGATCATTACAAGGCAAAGGATAAAATTCCAGTAGTGATTGGCGGTATCATTCCTGAGTCTGATTTTGAAGAGTTAAAAGCAATGGGAATCAAGGAAATATTCACTCCCAAAGATTATGATTTGATGTCGATCATGAACAAAGTTGTGGATATCATTTCTAAGGAACCTATCCCCGCTTAGAGCCTTTAGTGCGCCATCCGAAAGCAAAAATTCTTGTGGTTGATGACGATTCTATCAACCGCAAGATATTAGCCAAACCTCTCCTACAACATCACTATGAGGTAATCGAAGCCGTCAATGGTTTGGATGCTTTATCAAAAGTGAGCGAAGAAAATCCTGATATGCTCCTGTTGGATCTCATGATGCCCGAAATGGACGGCTACTCAGTACTTCAGCATCTCCGAAAAACAAAGTCTCAAGTGGAGCTTCCCATAATCTTAATTACTGCAATGCACGATTCACAAGACATTGTAAAAGGATTTCATCTAGGTGCTAATGATTACCTACAAAAAAACTTTAACAAGGAAGAGTTGTTAGCAAGGATAGAATCCGCTTTGCAAATAAAAAGTTTTCACAGTCAATTGAAAGAAAGGAATAATATTATCGAAAAAGAATTGGACATAGCACGTTTAATTCAAATCAATATCTTACCAAAAAAATCTCCCTTCTTACCTGGATTTGTTGTGAGTTCTTTATACGTTCCTATGGATAAAGTCGGAGGAGATTTTTTTGATTATGAGGAAGAAGAAGAATACTGTGATTTTTTAATTGCAGACGTATCTGGTCATGGCGTACCGGGTGCCTTACTTGCTACAGTCTTAAAGATGTCTTTCCAATACGCTCACACATTAAAATTATCTCCTACGGATACTTTGAAGCTTATGGACCAAAGTGTGTCCGAACGTGGAGCGCTTGGGATGTTTGCAACTGCAATGATTTTGCGAATCTTTCCGAAAACTGGCTTGGTGGAATATTCAAATGCCGGTCACCATCCCCTACTCCTGCATAGAAGAACTGAAAATATTTTTTTGGAATTCTCTACTCCTGGTATTCCTTTAGGGCTTAACTACGAGTTAAAACGAAAACCATTTTTGAAATCTGAATTTACTCTTGTCCCAGGTGACCGTTTAATTTTATGTACAGATGGTATCCTCGAAACGACCGATGGCCAAGGTAGTGATTACGATAGTTTGCGATGGAAAGATTTTTTAAGTGAAAACATAGAGTGTAAAACCGAGGTTCTCCCTAATCTACTCTTAAAAGACTTATACACATTTACCCCAAGTGCAAATTTTAATGATGACCTAGCATTATTGGTTATTGACTTTGATAAAAAAGAATTATGACAAAAGATACAATTAAACTAATTGAAGATTCTATGTTAGGTGAAAAATATGCGATTGCTCAAGTCATCTCAAAGATTGAATCACCAAATAGCCAAAAATTTAGAAATGAAATATTTTCTTATCTCACAGAAAGACGTTCGTTACACAATTCACTCACCATAGGTATCACAGGAACCCCTGGAGCTGGAAAATCATCCTTACTAGGAGAGATTTGTCGTGAATTTTTAAGAATGGCTCCAGGTAAAAAGATGGCAATTGTTGCCATCGACCCTTCCTCCAATATTAGCGGAGGATCTATACTTGGTGACAGAACTCGAATTCAATTGCCAAGAAGAGAAAATGCTATCTACTTTAGATCACAACCATCTCAGCTAGAATTGGGAGGTTTAAATCCGTATACATACCACGTGATCCGATTTCTTAGAAGTATTTTTGATTATGTGTTTGTTGAAACGGTTGGAATTGGGCAAAATGAAATCTCCGTTTCATTAATTTCAGACATCTCATTTTTAGTACTACAACCTTTAGGTGGTGATCAGATTCAATTTATGAAAAGTGGAATCATGGAGGTTCCAGAAGCATTCATCATAAATAAATGTGATGAAATTGGACTTGCAAATAATAGCTTCCATATGTTAGAAACTACTTTATCATTCTTAAAAGATGTGTTACCAAACCAAACCCTCCCTCCAATTTTCAAAACATCTGTTGTTAAAAAAATGGGGATCGAGGAATTGTTGCAGTTTATCATATTGTATCCAAATCGAAAAGATAAAGTGAATGAAGCAAGGACTCAGATCCAAAAGTGGATAAAGGAAGAATATGGAAGATTTGGTTTGAGTATCGTGCCCAAATTACCAAACCCACCTGCAGACTCAAAATCGCTTAATTATTTTGAGATATTAGAAACTTTGGTATCTGAAAAAATAAAACAATATGCAAAGATCGTTTAACGATTCCAAAGATATCGTTTTTCTATTTCAGCCATTTCTTCTTTCTTTCGTTTCTGGTCCCAAGAGAGTTTTTTCGCAAGATGGTCTATTACAATATTCAATTGCTCCCTGCCAAGTCTTCCGACCGTGCCTATCCCTGATCTACGAAAAAACAAATCAGATGCCTTGATGATTTCCTCTTCTTCACAAAGATAATCTATTTCTTCTTCAAAAAATATTTCGCCATTAGCAAGGGGGATCTCATATTTACCTGGCTTTGCTAACATTTTCTCTGCTATAGTTCCGTATCTAAAAGTAAGGATTTCAATCTTTCTACCGGAAACTTTTGGAAACTTTGCCTGTAACTCCCGAATCAATTCTAAACGAGGTTTTTGGTAAGCTCCTATTAAAAGTTCATCCTTTGTCTTACAAACTTTATCTGTATAACCAAAATATAT
It encodes:
- a CDS encoding heavy metal translocating P-type ATPase, whose amino-acid sequence is MQTKLSVSSLELCSHCGNPIELVRIQSKIDGLDKYFCCEGCETVYSLVHSISADNYYKLRGSQTVERVSREEHEDFDIDSFDSPAVFEKYVTLQNGIAEVYIRITNIHCAACVWLNEKVLSEAKGVLSAKINFASGRAKVSFEPSTIKLSSIIRLIRNIGYKAQLYAPGQKTQTQKKSLQTLFMRIGIAGFAFGNMMILSVALYSGYFSGIDTNFKRLFHYASWFFATPAYLYSGYPFMRGFFQSIKQKTLTMDFLLFLGISLAYFYSVFVTLTDRGEVYFDSVAMIYFFILIGKYFEEKARFKASEEIESLLCKLPESAILVVEGVETQVESNRIKQNDRIKILPGMRVPVDGIIETNLVLVDESFLTGESKPIEKQKGDKLLAGSLALDFPIELIASSDYHASTLSNLKVRLEEALLTKPKIQVLTEKIASYFISIVFIIALLTCAVWLIRTNFDIERALVYTISVLIVACPCALGISVPTALVMNHIVNSEHGVLLKNPSVIEPLSQIDIIFLDKTGTLTEGKFQVKSNTISDLYLPVVYHLERELNHPLAKSIVRYLKPLVESSPSTSQIEKKSFQAIPGQGIKAIVSLGAEDWIVLLGNHRLMDINEIPWPRESTEEGTSVHLAINGIYKGQMSLSDSIRPGAQNLVTSLQSRISQIVLLSGDGDSAVAATAEELQINDFESNQSPDDKWKKIESAKNQHKIVAMVGDGINDSLSLAAADVSISHTEAEDLSLEKSDVVLTSGNLNGITFAIESAALTRRVIKQNIIISLCYNSIMLPLAVFGFMLPVLCSVFMASSSLTVILNSLSIRYRRN
- the ccoS gene encoding cbb3-type cytochrome oxidase assembly protein CcoS produces the protein MEALYLTIPIATVIAFFFLWLFVTAIKKGQFEDIEAPKYRIFFEDDLPSDREKGQK
- a CDS encoding sulfite exporter TauE/SafE family protein, whose protein sequence is MNPESLGLLGSAFLFGLTSSVHCVAMCGPIVSLLQKSAPKNQVFFLHQSGRLFSYLLMGIFLASLGKGANSFGSLVEIQNIAGILSILMIIMLGFQYLVRGKSINAFSRIYAFLQNRLRNDKHSIHWDRFLLGSLSAFLPCGILYPAYAMSFATGEISMGLMVMLSFFIGTVPALFGFSLGFRTFASVLGPRYVRYLGVVMVVVALGFSSYRLMHPTHSESCAHPHSD
- a CDS encoding RNA polymerase sigma factor — encoded protein: MQSHNNFESLVSETKLLVLKTIGETLIDRFDDSTEDIVQEVYFRVYKSLQKGQFRGDSKLSTWIYQIAKNESKRVNAKRIKEEEKAKKYLDSDQFQTLQREESEDLINSFQMEKLLRTVPEPYKLPLKLYLAGKSMEEIANDLAMKQGTVKSRLFRAKEWIRKNLIGELKHET
- a CDS encoding Spy/CpxP family protein refolding chaperone: MLQSSKFKKISLFALMTIVSLTVLANCRGHYSFEKRINWVADKLTSKLDLDDAQKTKLESIKTELIAKHKELDPQKENWVKEVVSQIRKDTIDTKVLDKLSTEQDKRHTEMRKFFQAKMIEFHAVLRPEQRQELGDLIEKFAKRFKPEE
- a CDS encoding NAD(P)-dependent oxidoreductase; this encodes MNTKTIAVIGASKGIGLATTSLALERGWKVKTLSRSPLPIPLLPTLTAHLGSALDPEAVKNTIVGANTIIVTLGLPIQFSHCSFFSQATKNIIDAMLGWNPKAYLLVVTGIGAGDSKGHGSFFYAYFTRPFLLRALYKDKDRQENLVKKSALDWSICRPGFLTNGPLTGVYRVLEDLTDVRAENISRFDCADYLIREATYRNYLKKTTLVG
- a CDS encoding DUF4334 domain-containing protein, whose amino-acid sequence is MKDLETKFQAMRKSINTTEEAFRLYDALPVVQIEEMMGMWKGSGFPTGHTMDGALETFNWYGKEFEDADHVHPLVFRSLFGTLFKVNPALMPVRLATLIPSKPFGFLKYIFLPLRFFFQAWSSKARVRLTEFRGKVTATMVYDQLPIHDVFRRVNDKTLLGCMDYKGMGQFFFFVLEKVEP
- a CDS encoding lytic transglycosylase domain-containing protein; translation: MDFSQIPSSFAPLLGRVRELEVLTSQPKSWVSFPELIEKNLKPDVPKENREATVSPTQVLPAQAPKSETNLSSIIHEKAEEKGLDPNLVKAIIQTESGFQPKAVSPKGALGLMQLMPKTAEMLGVDDPLDPSANIEGGTTYFRDMLQKFGDIDKALAAYNAGPGAVKKYGGVPPYSETQTYIEKVKSNYKKFSREL
- a CDS encoding protein meaA, whose protein sequence is MSTEKKDYLLYDEKGQVSPDKPWIFRTYAGHTNAKASNELYRKNLAKGQTGLSIAFDLPTQCGYSSDHAVSRPEIGKVGVPINSLEDFRILFDQIPIEEMNTSMTINGTSMWLLSLYVALAQERGVPLEKLNGTTQNDLIKEYLARGTYIFPPAHSMKIIVDMYEYCLHNIPKWNPSNICSYHLQEAGATPVQELSFALATAIAVLDAIKERNCFTEAEFEQCVGRISFFVNAGIRFVEEMCKMRAFSELWEEITKERYGVKNAKYRVFRYGVQVNSLGLTEEQPENNAWRILIESLGVTLSRKARCRALQLPAWNEALSLPRPWDQQWSLRLQQVLAYETDLLEYPDLFDGSKVVEAKVKALKDEANKEINKILEMGGALNAIENGYMKSQLVKSQTERLSKINSNELIIVGKNKWTDGIKSPLMTDADGGIFKVDPKSAEQTLGVLSDVKSRRDNTKATEALAKLKQAAKDGKNLMDYSIECAKALVTTGEWADALREVYGEYNPPTGVEGQKLFLTEDKVATVREKVESFIKKSGHRPKMVVGKPGLDGHSNGAEMIAVSAKHSGFDVIYSGIRLSPEDIVQSAVEENADVIGLSILSGSHKEIVKQLFDELDHYKAKDKIPVVIGGIIPESDFEELKAMGIKEIFTPKDYDLMSIMNKVVDIISKEPIPA